A part of Amycolatopsis camponoti genomic DNA contains:
- a CDS encoding peptidase inhibitor family I36 protein, translating to MSSRRLRARLPHLLILAALGLLTSVGTAQAASAQEEPGCQKGEFCLWSAGDYGGEIQRFDLRTANPGECIPLPEGFSGSSFANLLTRDVTVYQSEECSTEGDFVTYPGGGTYVPDARFLVRGIQIWE from the coding sequence ATGTCTTCACGCCGTCTCCGCGCCCGCCTGCCGCACCTGCTGATCCTGGCCGCGCTGGGTCTGCTGACCAGCGTCGGCACCGCTCAGGCCGCTTCCGCACAGGAGGAACCGGGGTGCCAGAAGGGCGAATTCTGCCTGTGGTCGGCGGGCGACTACGGCGGCGAGATCCAGCGGTTCGACCTCCGCACCGCGAATCCCGGGGAATGCATTCCCCTGCCCGAGGGATTCTCCGGATCGTCATTCGCGAATCTGCTTACGCGGGACGTCACGGTGTACCAGAGCGAGGAATGCTCGACCGAGGGAGATTTCGTCACCTACCCGGGTGGTGGCACGTACGTGCCGGACGCGCGGTTCCTGGTCCGCGGGATCCAGATCTGGGAGTGA
- a CDS encoding MFS transporter, whose protein sequence is MDRARVAVFVVFAVNGLALGSWASRTPALAAQVHASPGVFGLALLGASAGMLAAASVAGRIIERAGARVVVAGSTGCAAGSMVLVGFAPAVPLLAGALLLIGMSVGMLDVAMNVAAVAVERRIRRPIMPEFHAGFSVGALAGALAASLAAGHGWSPGRHLTVAAVVAVAALLPVIRAVPGSRPEPTEEAAPGRAPIRRPVLWLLAAVALCSAIAEGASSDWSALLMTAERGVGQGAAALAFAGFQLVMVLTRLAGSRAQRRFGPTRCLAAGSVLAAAGLLAAATIPVAAAGYLGFALAGAGLAASFPLALSLAGDAGKRGDGTGGEREIGFVTAIAYTGFLGGPPIVGGIAQVTDYGVAFGFVGLVAALILPAALGARRARQREAAALTAES, encoded by the coding sequence ATGGACAGGGCGCGGGTTGCGGTGTTCGTCGTCTTCGCGGTCAACGGCCTCGCGCTGGGCTCCTGGGCCTCGCGCACGCCCGCGCTGGCGGCGCAGGTGCACGCCTCGCCCGGGGTCTTCGGCCTGGCGTTGCTCGGCGCCAGTGCCGGGATGCTCGCCGCCGCGTCGGTGGCCGGCCGGATCATCGAACGGGCCGGCGCTCGCGTGGTCGTCGCCGGCAGCACCGGGTGCGCGGCCGGCTCGATGGTGCTGGTCGGCTTCGCGCCGGCCGTGCCGCTGCTGGCCGGTGCCCTGCTCCTGATCGGCATGAGCGTCGGGATGCTCGACGTCGCGATGAACGTCGCCGCCGTGGCTGTCGAACGACGGATCCGCCGGCCGATCATGCCGGAGTTCCACGCGGGGTTCAGCGTCGGCGCCCTCGCCGGAGCGCTGGCCGCGAGCCTCGCCGCCGGCCACGGCTGGTCCCCGGGGCGCCACCTGACCGTGGCCGCCGTCGTCGCCGTCGCGGCGCTGCTCCCCGTCATCCGCGCGGTGCCGGGCAGCCGGCCCGAACCCACCGAAGAAGCAGCGCCGGGCCGGGCGCCGATCCGCCGTCCGGTGCTGTGGCTGCTCGCCGCGGTCGCGCTCTGTTCGGCCATCGCGGAGGGCGCGTCCTCGGACTGGTCCGCCTTGCTGATGACGGCCGAACGCGGTGTCGGCCAAGGCGCCGCGGCCCTCGCGTTCGCCGGCTTCCAGCTGGTCATGGTGCTGACCCGGCTCGCCGGCTCCCGGGCGCAACGCCGGTTCGGCCCCACCCGCTGCCTGGCCGCGGGTTCGGTGCTGGCCGCCGCCGGGCTGCTCGCCGCGGCCACGATCCCGGTCGCCGCCGCCGGATACCTCGGCTTCGCGCTGGCCGGCGCGGGCCTGGCCGCGTCGTTCCCGCTCGCACTGAGCCTGGCCGGCGACGCCGGGAAACGCGGGGACGGCACCGGCGGCGAGCGCGAGATCGGCTTCGTCACCGCCATCGCCTACACCGGGTTCCTCGGCGGGCCGCCGATCGTCGGCGGCATCGCCCAGGTGACGGACTACGGCGTCGCGTTCGGGTTCGTCGGGCTGGTCGCCGCGCTGATCCTGCCCGCCGCCCTCGGTGCCCGGCGGGCGCGGCAGCGGGAGGCGGCCGCGCTGACAGCCGAATCGTGA
- a CDS encoding sensor histidine kinase has translation MLLGGAGALAGGAGLPLVQGAVPRLVLVPVAFRLALFLQAIWAGAPLGAPVLGLAIVLYLVPNLAEVAWVFHRSTGIRPVLAADTAYTLVTSFAAAMFAPGLLALTWPNIMGTVMVWTLLRGAPAGAIAITGAVLLRYGMAVVSGTSAPATWIVLALVAAAATALAIVMLVAGAMRFAHRLGEQRGRAAERERHRRDLHDTVLQVMESLALPAPRDGLDPVGSLDQVRRIARAHALRLRLSLDGDAPAEPGGLEHRLGALAVEMTAEGLRVDLVTLAKPAEVPESVVNSLHDAAREALRNTLKHAKTGKAVMCLEEHDGVVTVSVRDHGTGFDIGAHPAGFGIENSIHARLAEIGGAARIDSAPGQGTRVVLTAPLELGFPVG, from the coding sequence GTGCTGCTCGGCGGCGCGGGGGCGCTCGCCGGCGGAGCCGGGCTCCCGCTCGTGCAGGGCGCGGTGCCGAGGCTCGTGCTCGTGCCGGTCGCGTTCCGGCTCGCGCTGTTCCTGCAAGCGATCTGGGCCGGCGCCCCGCTGGGCGCGCCGGTGCTCGGCCTGGCCATCGTGCTCTACCTCGTGCCGAACCTGGCCGAGGTGGCCTGGGTCTTCCACCGCAGCACCGGCATCCGGCCGGTGCTCGCCGCCGACACCGCGTACACGCTCGTCACGAGCTTCGCCGCGGCCATGTTCGCTCCGGGTCTGCTCGCCCTGACCTGGCCGAACATCATGGGCACGGTCATGGTCTGGACGTTGCTGCGCGGCGCTCCGGCCGGCGCGATCGCGATCACCGGGGCCGTGCTCCTGCGCTACGGCATGGCCGTGGTGTCCGGCACGTCGGCGCCCGCGACGTGGATCGTGCTGGCCCTGGTCGCGGCCGCCGCGACGGCGCTGGCGATCGTGATGCTCGTCGCCGGCGCGATGCGGTTCGCGCACCGGCTGGGGGAGCAGCGCGGCCGCGCCGCCGAGCGGGAGCGGCACCGGCGCGACCTGCACGACACGGTCCTGCAGGTGATGGAGTCGCTCGCGCTGCCGGCGCCCCGGGACGGCCTCGACCCGGTGGGCAGCCTCGACCAGGTCCGCCGCATCGCCCGAGCGCACGCCCTGCGCCTGCGGCTGAGCCTCGACGGCGACGCGCCCGCGGAGCCGGGCGGCCTCGAGCACCGGCTCGGTGCGCTGGCGGTCGAGATGACGGCGGAGGGCCTGCGCGTCGACCTCGTCACGCTCGCGAAGCCCGCTGAAGTCCCCGAGAGCGTCGTCAATTCCCTGCACGACGCAGCGCGCGAAGCGCTGCGAAACACGTTGAAGCACGCGAAGACGGGCAAAGCCGTCATGTGCCTCGAAGAGCATGACGGCGTCGTGACGGTGTCCGTGCGCGACCACGGGACCGGCTTCGACATCGGCGCGCACCCCGCCGGGTTCGGCATCGAGAACTCGATCCACGCCCGGCTGGCCGAGATCGGCGGCGCCGCGCGCATCGACTCGGCGCCCGGCCAGGGCACCCGCGTCGTCCTGACCGCCCCGCTAGAGCTGGGTTTCCCCGTCGGGTGA
- a CDS encoding histidine phosphatase family protein: MKMILLRHAESLGNVDELAYTRIPDHALPLTAKGEREALAAGPEIARLLDGERPAVYVSPYLRTRETLRLLDIEASCERVLQEPRLREQDWGNLQDPAGQEIQKARRNEFGHFFYRLPFGESGADVDDRVAAFLSDLRLRDESHPETVLIVSHGLTVRLLCRRLFGWSIELFESLTNPETCEYRVLEEHDGKWALDRPFAQWRDSPDGETQL, translated from the coding sequence GTGAAGATGATCCTGCTGCGGCACGCCGAGTCGCTCGGCAACGTCGACGAGCTCGCCTACACGCGGATCCCCGACCACGCCCTGCCGCTGACGGCGAAGGGCGAGCGGGAAGCGCTTGCGGCCGGGCCGGAGATCGCCCGGCTGCTCGACGGCGAGCGGCCCGCCGTCTACGTCAGCCCGTACCTGCGCACGCGGGAAACGTTGCGGCTGCTGGACATCGAGGCGTCGTGCGAACGGGTGCTGCAGGAGCCGCGGCTGCGCGAGCAGGACTGGGGCAACCTCCAGGACCCCGCCGGCCAGGAGATCCAGAAGGCGCGGCGCAACGAGTTCGGGCACTTCTTCTACCGGCTGCCCTTCGGCGAGTCGGGCGCGGACGTCGACGACCGGGTCGCCGCGTTCCTCTCGGACCTGCGCCTGCGCGACGAAAGTCACCCCGAGACGGTCCTGATCGTGTCGCACGGGCTCACCGTGCGGCTGCTGTGCCGCCGGCTCTTCGGCTGGAGCATCGAGCTGTTCGAGTCGCTGACCAACCCGGAGACCTGCGAATACCGCGTCCTCGAAGAGCACGACGGCAAGTGGGCGCTGGACCGGCCGTTCGCGCAGTGGCGGGACTCACCCGACGGGGAAACCCAGCTCTAG